CGGCCCAGGCCCGTCCCTCCTCGACCGCGGTGGTGGTGCCGCGCAGCCGCCACCCGCCGTCCAGACGGCTCGTGCGGACGACCTCGAAGCCGGCGCGGGCGTCGCGATGCTCCCAGGCGGCGGTGGCCGGCGGCGCGGTCATGACGTCACACCGAACGGCTCGTGCGCGGGCCGTCGAGGTTCCACGAGACGATCCGGGTCGGAGTGATCCTGATGATCCCGCGGGACATGCCGGGACGGGGCGGTTCCTGGTCGGTCGACGCCACCGCCGTGCCCCGGATCTCGATGCCGCGGGGCGCCCACGGGTCGATCGTCGCCAGGTCGTCCACGACGAACGCGACCGTGCTGCCCCGCTGGACGTTCCGGAACTTCTTCGACGTCTCCAGCGCGCCCCCGCGGATGGAGACGACGCCGGTGTCGGCGTCGACCTGGAAGTTGGTCGGGTTGTTCTGCACCTGCCCGTCGGGCGAGACGGTCGCCAGTCGTCCGATGGGCTGCGTGGTCAGGTACTCGAGTTCCGCCGGGGTGAAGATCATGAGTCGTATTCTTCCTCGCCGGCCGGGCGCCGGGGGCCGCCGGTCGTCCAGCGCGGGTCGATGTGGCACAGCCACGCGTCCTGGTCGTCCGCCAGAGGCCGTTCCAGGGGCAGCGGCAGGAAGCGGCAGGCGAACGTCAGCCCGGCGTCGCCGTCCTCTCCGCGGACGGTGTGGTGCCACGCGTCCGCCGTGGCCGCGGGCGCCCGGAGGTGGAAGTAGGTGGTCCTGCGCGGTCGACGGGTGATCGGGTGGGGCTTGTCCTCCACGGTGAGCCGCCGGACGACCGAGACGCCGAGCAGGCCGGTCTCCTCCGCGACCTCCCGCACGACCGCCTGCTCCGGCCGTTCGTCCGGCCGCACGCCGC
The nucleotide sequence above comes from Actinomadura algeriensis. Encoded proteins:
- a CDS encoding PPOX class F420-dependent oxidoreductase; this translates as MIFTPAELEYLTTQPIGRLATVSPDGQVQNNPTNFQVDADTGVVSIRGGALETSKKFRNVQRGSTVAFVVDDLATIDPWAPRGIEIRGTAVASTDQEPPRPGMSRGIIRITPTRIVSWNLDGPRTSRSV
- a CDS encoding NUDIX hydrolase produces the protein MERPRIRVAAYVVRQRAVPELLVFDHVGMPEAGTQVPAGGVRPDERPEQAVVREVAEETGLLGVSVVRRLTVEDKPHPITRRPRRTTYFHLRAPAATADAWHHTVRGEDGDAGLTFACRFLPLPLERPLADDQDAWLCHIDPRWTTGGPRRPAGEEEYDS